From Miscanthus floridulus cultivar M001 chromosome 15, ASM1932011v1, whole genome shotgun sequence, the proteins below share one genomic window:
- the LOC136509611 gene encoding synaptotagmin-5-like — MLFLSRDSITWPVRKVIPIIPGDYSDLELKPVGTLEVKLVQARDLTNKDLIGKSDPFAIVYVRLLPDKMKRSKTINNDLNSIWNEHFEFTVEDADTQSVTVKIYDDGIQESELIGCAQVRLKDLQPGKLKDV, encoded by the exons ATGTTGTTTCTTTCTAGAGATTCGATTACATGGCCAGTAAGGAAAGTCATTCCTATTATACCTGGGGATTACAG TGATCTGGAACTGAAGCCTGTTGGTACCTTGGAAGTCAAGCTTGTGCAGGCAAGAGATTTGACAAACAAAGATCTGATAGGAAAATCGGATCCTTTTGCCATTGTATATGTACGCCTATTACCAGACAAAATGAAGAGAAGTAAAACAATT AACAATGATCTGAACTCTATCTGGAATGAACACTTTGAGTTTACTGTTGAAGATGCTGATACTCAGAGTGTAACCGTGAAGATTTATGATGATGGCATTCAAGAATCTGAATTGATTGGCTGTGCTCAAGTCAGGCTGAAGGATCTACAACCAGGCAAATTGAAGGATGTCTAG